A window of Clostridium botulinum BKT015925 contains these coding sequences:
- a CDS encoding CidA/LrgA family protein, with the protein MKLLRQVALVLGLYFLGLLIQQALKLPIPGSVLGMIILLILLCAGIVKVDMIEDISNFLLDNLAFFFVPAGVGLLSSFTMLKGKLSAIVFVSIISTIIIIAFTGLLVELMMKGRKK; encoded by the coding sequence TTGAAATTATTACGCCAAGTAGCCTTAGTTCTTGGACTATACTTTTTAGGTCTATTAATTCAACAGGCTCTTAAACTTCCTATACCCGGTAGTGTTTTAGGCATGATAATACTTCTTATTCTTTTATGTGCCGGTATAGTTAAAGTTGATATGATTGAAGATATAAGCAATTTCCTATTAGATAATTTAGCATTTTTCTTTGTACCTGCAGGTGTTGGATTACTTTCTAGTTTTACTATGCTAAAAGGAAAACTATCTGCTATTGTATTTGTTTCTATAATATCTACTATTATAATAATTGCATTTACAGGATTATTAGTAGAACTCATGATGAAAGGAAGAAAAAAATGA
- a CDS encoding OPT family oligopeptide transporter: MSKESERRTLSQGAYEKIPGDQYEPYVSASVNMPEITVQSVFLGIILAVVFGAANAYLGLKLGQTVGASVPCAVTSMAILRGVLKRGTILENNMVQTIGSAGESVAAGVVFTVPALMVWGMDVNMFKIAVMAFLGGTLGVLILIPLRRYFVLDQHGELPFPDGTACAEVLVAGEAGGSSAKVLFVGGGVAGLYTLCSSGFKLWKEEVGVGIKGLADGWIGIQAVPALLGVGYVMGPRIAATMLSGAALGWLVIIPIISYFGGSLTVPIAPATDLISTMTAAKIWSNYIKYIGTGAVIFGGVWSFLKILPVMVNSFKIGFNQLTKSAHESDEKVLRTDEDINMGIVFILILAIFLFIAFCPPLKLGIVRALLVLIFSFLFVPVAAKMTGLTSNNPISGMTIATLLVTSLILKALGAKGEAGMAATLMVGIIVCIAVGITGDTSQDLKTGFLVGATPRQQQIGEIIGVLASSVFIGVTVKVLVAAYGIGTEALPAPQAVLMSSLIKGIFTGNLPWILIFIGMAIGAVVELLGIPVLPFAIGLYLPISLSTAPIIGGLIRGYLESKKEGHELALRRESGILFGSGLVAGDSLMGVILAIYSYFDVQYKWHNPLAFGEKIEFLHKDWVTLIPYAILIAMLYYYSNVRKPDDLNEAKEL, from the coding sequence GTGTCTAAAGAGAGCGAAAGAAGGACATTGTCTCAGGGTGCATATGAAAAAATACCAGGAGATCAATATGAGCCATATGTTTCTGCAAGTGTGAATATGCCAGAGATTACAGTACAATCTGTATTTTTAGGTATTATTTTAGCTGTAGTGTTTGGTGCAGCTAATGCATATTTAGGACTTAAATTAGGACAAACAGTTGGTGCATCAGTACCATGTGCAGTTACATCGATGGCGATACTTAGAGGAGTATTAAAAAGAGGAACTATACTTGAAAATAACATGGTCCAAACAATTGGTTCAGCCGGTGAATCAGTAGCTGCGGGTGTTGTATTTACAGTACCAGCACTTATGGTTTGGGGTATGGATGTTAATATGTTTAAAATTGCTGTAATGGCGTTTTTAGGAGGAACTTTAGGAGTTCTAATATTAATACCACTTAGAAGATACTTTGTATTAGATCAACATGGAGAGTTACCTTTCCCAGATGGTACAGCTTGTGCTGAGGTTCTAGTTGCTGGAGAAGCTGGTGGAAGCTCAGCAAAGGTTTTATTTGTAGGTGGAGGGGTTGCCGGATTATATACCCTTTGTTCAAGTGGATTCAAACTTTGGAAAGAGGAAGTTGGAGTAGGAATTAAGGGACTTGCAGATGGATGGATAGGAATACAAGCAGTTCCAGCATTACTTGGAGTTGGATATGTTATGGGACCGAGAATTGCTGCAACTATGCTTTCAGGAGCCGCTTTAGGATGGCTTGTCATTATACCTATAATATCTTATTTTGGAGGAAGTCTTACAGTGCCAATAGCACCGGCTACAGATTTGATTTCTACTATGACTGCTGCTAAAATTTGGAGTAACTATATAAAATATATAGGAACAGGTGCTGTTATATTCGGAGGTGTATGGAGTTTCCTTAAAATACTTCCGGTTATGGTTAATAGTTTTAAAATAGGATTTAATCAGCTTACAAAAAGTGCTCACGAATCAGATGAAAAAGTTTTAAGAACTGATGAAGATATTAATATGGGAATAGTGTTTATATTAATTTTAGCAATATTTTTATTTATAGCATTTTGCCCACCACTAAAATTAGGCATTGTAAGGGCATTACTAGTATTAATATTTTCATTTTTATTTGTGCCAGTTGCGGCAAAAATGACTGGTCTTACATCAAATAACCCTATTTCAGGAATGACTATTGCAACATTACTTGTAACTTCTCTTATACTAAAAGCATTAGGTGCAAAGGGAGAAGCGGGAATGGCTGCAACGTTAATGGTTGGAATTATTGTATGTATTGCAGTTGGAATCACAGGGGATACATCACAAGATTTAAAAACTGGTTTCCTAGTAGGGGCTACACCAAGACAACAACAAATAGGAGAAATTATTGGTGTTTTAGCATCTTCTGTTTTCATAGGAGTTACTGTAAAAGTATTAGTTGCTGCATATGGTATTGGTACAGAGGCATTACCAGCACCACAAGCAGTTCTTATGTCATCACTTATTAAAGGTATATTTACAGGGAATCTTCCTTGGATACTTATATTTATTGGTATGGCAATAGGAGCTGTTGTAGAGTTACTTGGAATTCCAGTTCTTCCATTTGCAATAGGATTATATCTTCCAATATCATTATCAACTGCACCAATAATTGGTGGTTTAATTAGAGGATATTTAGAGTCAAAGAAAGAAGGACATGAACTAGCTCTAAGACGTGAAAGCGGTATATTATTTGGATCAGGTCTTGTTGCAGGAGATTCATTAATGGGAGTAATTCTTGCAATTTATTCTTATTTTGATGTTCAATACAAGTGGCATAATCCATTAGCTTTTGGTGAGAAGATAGAATTTCTTCACAAGGATTGGGTTACTTTAATACCTTATGCTATACTTATAGCCATGTTATATTATTATTCAAATGTAAGAAAGCCGGATGACTTAAATGAAGCAAAGGAACTTTAA
- a CDS encoding HD domain-containing protein, with protein MVTVIEHIKDIIKNIEGSAYIIGEYIRNKLINIKEEFKGLDIIYDGDIELFITELKKKNYNVIILNKEKHIYRTIIDNKILNVELLKAKSIEEYLSDLDFTINSIALKLVDNKIIDPFNGRYHLKAKLIHPISKESIKEDPIRILTAYKISIKYGMHFSKICEEQIKNNKYHIKNSSKERIFNEFIQIIKFDKYGRAFEELDVHGVLQELLPYVNELKTIGKCRYHIEDAFTHMNLVYKNFKEILNESLIIEGLDLNIFNKYMGGFFIKDYFAVAAFCHDIGKVKCYKKNGENISFIGHEIEGSKIMKDVCSVLGFSDEGKNFITTLIEAHMYPLGLCKNNVKNYKKSFYKFFSRYDKYVPFILTLSYCDMHATKMLYDPDNEEGIFKGFLEKLFIEYKKFNNVLQCKIVDEQIVMKITKAKGIDIKSTLDEIHKKLYYEELTTKDEVIKYLKNKK; from the coding sequence ATGGTAACTGTAATAGAGCATATAAAAGATATAATAAAAAATATTGAAGGAAGTGCTTATATAATAGGTGAATATATAAGAAATAAGCTCATAAATATTAAGGAAGAATTTAAAGGTTTAGATATAATTTATGACGGTGATATAGAGTTATTTATAACTGAGCTAAAAAAGAAAAACTATAATGTAATAATTTTAAATAAAGAAAAGCATATATATAGAACTATTATTGATAATAAAATATTAAATGTGGAATTACTTAAGGCAAAAAGTATAGAAGAATATTTAAGTGATCTAGATTTTACTATTAATTCAATAGCACTTAAATTAGTAGATAATAAAATTATAGATCCATTCAATGGAAGATATCATTTAAAAGCAAAGTTAATACATCCAATTAGTAAAGAGAGTATTAAAGAAGATCCTATAAGGATATTAACAGCGTATAAAATTTCAATAAAATATGGAATGCATTTTAGTAAAATTTGTGAAGAACAAATTAAAAATAATAAATATCACATAAAAAATTCTTCTAAAGAAAGGATATTTAATGAATTTATACAAATAATTAAATTTGATAAATATGGAAGAGCTTTTGAAGAGTTAGATGTTCATGGAGTTTTACAAGAATTATTACCGTATGTAAATGAATTAAAAACAATAGGTAAATGTAGATATCATATAGAAGATGCATTTACTCACATGAATTTAGTTTATAAAAATTTTAAAGAAATTTTAAATGAAAGTTTAATTATAGAAGGATTAGATCTAAATATATTTAATAAGTATATGGGAGGATTTTTTATTAAGGACTATTTTGCAGTTGCTGCGTTTTGCCATGATATAGGAAAGGTTAAATGTTATAAAAAGAATGGGGAGAACATAAGTTTCATAGGACATGAAATAGAAGGTTCTAAAATAATGAAGGATGTATGTAGTGTTTTAGGATTTTCAGATGAGGGAAAAAATTTTATAACTACCTTAATTGAGGCACATATGTATCCTTTGGGATTATGTAAAAATAATGTGAAAAACTATAAAAAAAGTTTTTATAAATTTTTTTCAAGATATGATAAATATGTCCCCTTTATTTTAACCCTTTCTTATTGTGATATGCATGCAACAAAAATGTTATATGATCCTGACAATGAAGAAGGAATTTTTAAAGGTTTTTTAGAAAAACTTTTTATAGAGTACAAAAAATTTAATAATGTATTGCAATGTAAAATTGTAGATGAACAAATTGTAATGAAGATTACAAAAGCAAAAGGGATAGATATAAAAAGCACATTAGATGAAATACATAAAAAACTTTATTATGAAGAACTAACTACAAAAGATGAGGTTATTAAGTATTTAAAAAATAAAAAATAG
- a CDS encoding tRNA1(Val) (adenine(37)-N6)-methyltransferase — MTIDLVRNGETLDDLQLDGIHVIQKKDGFRFGIDAVLLANFANVKNGNRVVDLCSGTGIVPFIIAGKTKASSITGIEIQEDMVEMANRSIKFNELQEKIEFICEDLTNIDVMKKVPKADVVTVNPPYKLYNSGIVNPSDKMAIARHEVCCNLEDVIIACRTLLKDNKRMYMVHRPDRLADIITLMRKNKIEPKRIQMVHPNTKKAPNIVLIEGQRDGGAFLKWEPPIYVYNDEGGYSDQIEAIYGRK, encoded by the coding sequence TTGACAATAGATTTAGTGAGAAATGGAGAAACATTGGATGATTTACAATTAGATGGAATTCATGTTATTCAAAAAAAAGATGGATTTCGATTTGGAATAGATGCGGTATTATTAGCTAATTTTGCAAATGTTAAAAATGGCAATAGAGTAGTAGATTTGTGCAGTGGAACGGGAATAGTTCCTTTTATTATTGCAGGGAAAACAAAAGCTTCAAGTATAACTGGAATAGAAATACAAGAAGATATGGTTGAAATGGCCAATAGGTCTATAAAATTTAATGAATTACAGGAGAAAATAGAATTTATATGTGAAGATTTAACTAATATAGATGTTATGAAAAAGGTACCTAAAGCAGACGTAGTTACAGTTAATCCGCCATATAAACTTTATAATTCTGGAATAGTTAATCCTAGTGATAAAATGGCTATAGCAAGGCATGAGGTATGTTGTAATTTAGAGGATGTGATTATAGCTTGTAGAACACTACTAAAGGACAATAAAAGAATGTATATGGTACATAGACCGGATAGACTTGCGGATATTATAACATTAATGAGAAAAAATAAAATAGAGCCTAAAAGAATACAAATGGTTCATCCAAATACTAAAAAGGCTCCTAATATTGTTTTAATAGAAGGACAAAGAGATGGGGGAGCCTTTTTAAAATGGGAACCACCTATATATGTATATAACGATGAAGGTGGATACTCAGATCAAATAGAAGCTATATATGGAAGAAAGTAA
- a CDS encoding DUF1836 domain-containing protein, with product MKNIQEVLQNINDFAKEISKNSLVTYEDLPQYSLFLSQVIDYLNDRFEEEKYTNNIVQNYIKNEVISKPEDGKKRGYTKLHLTQLVLLSYMRPILTTDEIKKVFALAFNEINDRSDDIISWEKAYKIFDKIQNESFDNFLNVDFFNEEKLQNFIGDDKLKEDEEERILVFLVVMSLIAKASAIKKIAKKIVDEYGEKHSNK from the coding sequence GTGAAAAATATTCAAGAAGTTTTACAAAATATAAATGACTTTGCCAAAGAAATATCTAAAAATAGTCTAGTTACATATGAAGATTTGCCACAATATTCATTATTTTTATCTCAAGTTATAGATTATTTAAATGATAGATTTGAAGAAGAAAAATATACAAATAATATAGTTCAAAATTATATAAAAAATGAGGTTATATCAAAACCTGAGGATGGCAAAAAGAGAGGGTATACAAAATTACATTTAACTCAGCTTGTTCTTTTAAGTTATATGAGACCAATACTTACTACAGATGAGATTAAAAAGGTATTTGCACTAGCATTTAATGAAATAAATGATAGAAGTGATGATATAATTTCTTGGGAAAAAGCATATAAGATTTTTGATAAAATACAAAATGAAAGTTTTGATAATTTTTTAAATGTTGATTTTTTCAATGAAGAGAAACTACAAAACTTTATTGGTGATGATAAATTAAAGGAAGATGAAGAAGAGAGAATATTAGTATTCTTAGTGGTAATGAGTTTAATAGCTAAAGCAAGTGCAATTAAGAAAATAGCTAAGAAGATAGTTGATGAATATGGTGAAAAGCATAGTAATAAATAA
- a CDS encoding DUF362 domain-containing protein, with protein MAFKIGDSCVSCGSCASECPVGAISQGDSQFEIDANSCIDCGNCANVCPVGAIAAEE; from the coding sequence ATGGCATTTAAAATAGGTGATTCTTGTGTAAGCTGTGGATCATGTGCTTCTGAATGTCCAGTTGGAGCTATAAGCCAAGGAGATTCTCAATTCGAAATCGATGCAAACTCTTGCATAGATTGCGGAAACTGTGCTAATGTTTGCCCAGTTGGAGCTATCGCTGCTGAAGAATAA
- a CDS encoding heavy-metal-associated domain-containing protein, which translates to MKAVINVSSIRSQKDVASITRALGSKEGIIACYIKKEIGKVDIVYDDYFINIDEIKELLEDMGYTII; encoded by the coding sequence ATGAAGGCGGTTATTAATGTTTCAAGTATTCGTTCTCAAAAAGATGTTGCAAGTATAACCAGAGCCTTAGGAAGTAAAGAAGGCATAATTGCATGTTATATAAAAAAAGAAATTGGAAAAGTAGACATTGTGTATGATGATTACTTTATAAATATAGATGAAATAAAAGAATTATTAGAAGATATGGGGTATACCATTATATAA
- a CDS encoding C40 family peptidase, producing the protein MHKKVASVVAVAVLLVTMGTSSVIASPLSDKLKQQQNTLQQNQTNYKNAQNKIQQLESKIETFDNQIEGLMREIQENKSKISSLQNDINKSQKEIVKAKKDIKEEQELYNQRMRTMYMNGVGGYLEVILGAENLGDLFQKVEAVKKLSDLDKKIVKQLRNKQENLQAKQDKLKTEQNNVVNLNKAQQEKVSKLEQDKKAQRDVMVQAQKESQLYAGKLQSDQSQISDTMKLIEQMKKQAEAARVANTTVNNSKSNVSTSGSKTSSSSSSRPASRPSRGNAGSSSSCSGNAVVAYASSFQGAPYLWGATGPNSFDCSGFTSYVYAHFGVGIPRTSGAQSGFGTSVSRDSLQPGDLVFFGSPVHHVGIYVGNGCYIHAPKTGDVVKISSLSGRSDYSGARRVR; encoded by the coding sequence GTGCATAAGAAGGTAGCCTCAGTTGTAGCTGTAGCTGTGTTATTAGTAACTATGGGAACTAGTTCAGTTATTGCAAGCCCATTATCAGATAAGTTAAAGCAGCAACAAAATACGTTACAACAAAATCAAACTAACTATAAAAACGCTCAAAATAAAATACAACAGTTAGAATCAAAAATTGAAACTTTTGATAATCAAATAGAAGGCTTAATGAGGGAAATACAAGAAAATAAGTCTAAAATAAGCTCACTACAAAATGACATAAATAAATCACAAAAAGAAATTGTAAAAGCTAAAAAGGATATAAAAGAAGAACAAGAATTATATAATCAAAGAATGAGAACTATGTACATGAATGGTGTAGGTGGCTATTTAGAGGTAATTCTTGGGGCTGAAAACTTAGGGGATTTATTCCAAAAAGTTGAAGCTGTAAAAAAATTAAGTGATTTAGATAAGAAAATAGTAAAACAATTAAGAAACAAACAAGAAAATTTACAAGCAAAACAGGACAAGCTTAAAACAGAACAAAATAACGTTGTAAATTTAAATAAAGCTCAACAAGAAAAGGTTTCTAAATTAGAGCAAGATAAAAAAGCTCAAAGAGATGTTATGGTGCAAGCACAAAAAGAAAGTCAATTATATGCTGGTAAATTACAATCAGATCAATCTCAAATAAGTGATACTATGAAACTTATAGAACAAATGAAAAAGCAAGCAGAAGCAGCTAGAGTTGCTAATACTACAGTTAATAACTCTAAATCAAATGTTTCAACAAGTGGTTCTAAAACTTCAAGTAGCTCAAGCAGTAGACCTGCTAGCAGACCATCAAGAGGTAATGCTGGTAGCAGTTCGAGCTGTTCAGGTAATGCAGTAGTGGCATATGCATCAAGTTTTCAAGGTGCACCATACTTATGGGGTGCTACTGGACCAAACTCATTTGACTGCTCAGGATTTACTTCATATGTTTATGCTCACTTTGGAGTAGGAATTCCAAGAACATCTGGTGCTCAATCAGGTTTTGGAACTTCTGTATCAAGAGATAGTTTACAACCAGGAGACTTAGTTTTCTTTGGTAGCCCAGTTCATCACGTAGGTATATATGTAGGAAACGGATGTTACATACATGCTCCTAAAACAGGTGATGTTGTAAAAATAAGCTCATTATCAGGAAGATCAGATTATTCTGGTGCTAGAAGAGTTAGATAA
- a CDS encoding LrgB family protein has product MNEIISSPIFGVLVSLIAFEIGCILYSKTKLTVLNPLLISIVLIMLFLVKFHISLDSYNEGAQIISFFLGPSTVILAVPLYKKLYLLKQYIVPILVGICSGSCVGIISVILLCKAFGLDNQITLSMLPKSVTTPIGIEISKQLGGLSAVTVGAIILTGILGAVIGPFILSIVRVKNKVAIGIAIGTASHAVGTSKAVELGETEGAMSGLCIGIAGLLTVFLAPVLYNIVNMLLK; this is encoded by the coding sequence ATGAATGAAATTATATCAAGTCCAATTTTTGGTGTCTTAGTTTCATTAATTGCCTTTGAAATTGGATGTATACTTTATTCAAAAACAAAATTAACTGTTCTTAATCCCTTACTTATAAGTATTGTTTTGATAATGCTATTTTTAGTTAAATTTCACATAAGTTTGGATTCATATAATGAAGGTGCTCAAATTATTTCCTTTTTCTTAGGACCTTCAACAGTAATTTTAGCTGTTCCACTTTATAAAAAGCTATATTTATTAAAACAATATATAGTCCCTATTCTTGTAGGCATATGTAGTGGTTCTTGTGTAGGTATAATAAGCGTTATCTTATTATGTAAAGCATTTGGATTAGATAACCAAATTACACTATCAATGCTACCAAAATCCGTTACAACACCTATAGGCATTGAAATATCTAAACAATTAGGTGGTTTGTCAGCAGTAACTGTAGGCGCTATTATTTTAACCGGTATACTTGGTGCTGTTATAGGCCCTTTCATTTTGAGTATAGTTAGAGTAAAAAATAAAGTAGCTATAGGCATTGCTATAGGTACAGCCTCTCATGCTGTTGGAACATCGAAAGCTGTTGAACTTGGTGAAACTGAAGGTGCTATGAGTGGATTATGTATAGGCATTGCTGGTCTTCTTACTGTATTTCTGGCACCAGTGCTATATAATATAGTTAATATGTTATTAAAATAA
- the argF gene encoding ornithine carbamoyltransferase has translation MDLRGRSLLTLMDYSKEEIEYLLEVSKRVKAEKKLGNQVKKLHGKNIALIFEKDSTRTRCSFEVAAYDLGAHITYLGPSGSQIGKKESIKDTARVLGRIYDAIEYRGYSQKTVETLAKYSGRPVWNGLTDEDHPTQVLSDFLTLKEHIQKPLNEISFAYLGDGRNNMANALMIGASKVGMNFKIISPKELFPDEHLVNRCKEQCKISGGNIKVTSNVDEVKDMDVLYTDVWVSMGEDDNVWKERIEILKPYQINMDIIKKTQNDNVKFMHCLPAFHSLDTVIGRKIYEKFGMKALEVTDEVFESRYSIVFDEAENRLHTTKALMLATIG, from the coding sequence ATGGATTTAAGGGGCAGAAGTTTATTAACATTAATGGATTATTCCAAAGAAGAAATAGAGTATTTATTGGAGGTATCTAAAAGAGTTAAAGCAGAAAAAAAGTTAGGCAATCAAGTTAAGAAGCTTCATGGAAAAAATATAGCTTTAATTTTTGAAAAAGATTCAACACGAACTAGGTGTTCATTTGAAGTGGCAGCCTATGATTTAGGTGCTCATATTACATATTTAGGTCCTTCAGGATCACAAATAGGAAAAAAAGAATCCATAAAAGATACTGCAAGGGTTTTAGGAAGAATATATGATGCTATAGAATATAGAGGATATAGTCAAAAAACTGTTGAAACACTAGCAAAATACTCAGGAAGACCAGTATGGAATGGGCTTACAGATGAAGATCATCCAACTCAAGTTTTATCAGATTTTTTAACTTTAAAAGAACATATACAAAAACCGCTAAATGAAATTTCTTTTGCTTATTTGGGTGATGGAAGAAATAATATGGCAAATGCACTTATGATAGGTGCATCTAAAGTAGGAATGAATTTTAAAATAATATCACCAAAAGAGTTATTTCCGGATGAGCATTTAGTAAATAGATGCAAAGAGCAATGTAAAATCTCAGGTGGCAATATAAAAGTTACATCTAATGTAGATGAAGTAAAAGATATGGATGTTTTATATACTGATGTATGGGTTTCAATGGGTGAGGATGATAATGTGTGGAAAGAAAGAATTGAGATTTTAAAACCATATCAAATTAATATGGATATTATAAAAAAGACCCAAAATGATAATGTAAAGTTTATGCATTGTCTTCCCGCATTTCATAGCTTAGATACCGTAATTGGAAGAAAAATATATGAGAAGTTTGGAATGAAAGCATTAGAAGTTACAGATGAGGTTTTTGAAAGCCGGTATTCTATAGTTTTTGATGAGGCTGAAAATAGACTTCATACTACAAAAGCACTTATGTTAGCTACTATTGGATAA
- the rsmI gene encoding 16S rRNA (cytidine(1402)-2'-O)-methyltransferase produces MNGKLYVVPTPIGNLKDITLRALEVLQNADIIAAEDTRQTLKLLNHFNIKKTLVSYHKFNENIKSEDIINMLKNCKQVALVSDAGTPGISDPGSVIIKKCIEENIDFEVLTGATAVTTALVYSGLDTTKFLFRGFLPRENKDRKPIIEDLKDRQETLIFYESPHRLIKTLEFLYENLGNRQISICRELTKLHEEIIRLSMKEAIEYYETHDTRGEYVLVVAGKSIEEVIMEEQKVWQELSIEEHIKKYMDEGTSKKEAIKKVSKDRNMPKSEIYKHSLNL; encoded by the coding sequence ATGAATGGAAAGTTATATGTAGTACCAACCCCTATAGGTAATTTAAAAGACATAACCCTAAGAGCCTTAGAGGTATTACAAAATGCCGATATAATAGCTGCAGAAGATACAAGACAAACATTAAAGCTATTAAATCACTTTAATATAAAGAAAACATTGGTAAGTTATCATAAATTTAATGAAAATATAAAAAGTGAAGATATCATCAACATGTTAAAAAATTGTAAACAAGTTGCGTTAGTATCTGATGCGGGGACTCCTGGGATTTCTGATCCAGGAAGTGTAATTATTAAAAAATGTATAGAAGAAAATATAGATTTTGAGGTGCTTACAGGTGCCACAGCTGTTACTACAGCTCTTGTATATTCAGGGCTTGATACAACTAAGTTTTTGTTTAGGGGATTCCTCCCAAGGGAGAATAAAGATAGAAAACCTATAATTGAAGATTTAAAAGATAGGCAAGAAACATTAATATTTTATGAATCTCCCCATAGACTTATAAAAACATTAGAGTTTTTATATGAGAATTTAGGAAATAGGCAAATATCAATATGTAGAGAACTTACAAAACTTCATGAAGAAATAATTAGATTAAGTATGAAAGAAGCAATAGAATATTATGAAACTCATGATACCAGAGGGGAGTATGTTCTAGTGGTTGCAGGTAAAAGTATAGAAGAAGTAATTATGGAAGAACAGAAAGTTTGGCAAGAACTTTCTATTGAAGAACATATAAAAAAATATATGGATGAAGGTACATCTAAGAAAGAAGCTATAAAGAAAGTTTCTAAAGATAGAAATATGCCTAAATCCGAAATTTATAAACATTCTTTAAATTTGTAA
- a CDS encoding PqqD family protein — protein MKQRNFNNLLEFVPFKNLSCISERQEENNNITLVIERKSKIDKIFLKVFKKAHKELYVHLDEIGSFIWENIDGQKTVLNLCDIFMKKYNVDKQESINRTVYFIKVLKNNKFIKFNIKK, from the coding sequence ATGAAGCAAAGGAACTTTAATAATCTATTAGAGTTTGTACCCTTTAAAAATCTTTCTTGTATAAGTGAAAGACAAGAAGAAAATAATAATATAACTCTTGTAATTGAAAGAAAAAGTAAAATAGACAAGATTTTTCTTAAGGTTTTTAAGAAAGCACATAAAGAATTATATGTTCATCTTGATGAAATAGGAAGTTTCATTTGGGAAAATATAGATGGACAAAAAACAGTGCTTAATTTATGTGATATATTTATGAAAAAATATAATGTAGATAAGCAAGAGTCTATAAATAGAACTGTATATTTTATAAAGGTTTTAAAGAACAACAAATTTATAAAATTTAATATTAAAAAATAA
- the fsa gene encoding fructose-6-phosphate aldolase gives MKIFIDTANVEEIKKVSKWGILDGVTTNPSLIAKEGRNLKDVIEEICSIVDGPISAEVISLNSEDMIKEARELTKIHKNIVIKIPMCEEGLKAVNVLSEEGINTNVTLIFSPQQALLAAKAGASYVSPFAGRLDDIGVNSYEVIKNIADIFKEYNINTEIIAASIRHPMHVLEVAKVGANIATIPYKVLVQMLKHPLTDIGIEKFLDDYNKSK, from the coding sequence ATGAAAATATTTATTGATACAGCTAATGTAGAGGAAATAAAAAAAGTTAGTAAGTGGGGTATATTAGATGGAGTTACTACTAATCCATCTTTAATTGCAAAAGAGGGAAGAAATTTAAAAGATGTAATAGAAGAAATTTGTTCTATTGTAGATGGACCTATAAGTGCAGAAGTCATAAGTTTAAATTCTGAGGATATGATAAAAGAGGCAAGAGAGCTTACTAAAATTCATAAAAATATAGTTATAAAGATACCAATGTGTGAGGAAGGATTAAAGGCTGTAAATGTTCTTTCAGAAGAAGGAATTAATACAAATGTAACTTTAATATTTTCACCTCAACAAGCATTGCTTGCTGCAAAGGCCGGAGCAAGTTATGTAAGTCCATTTGCAGGAAGGTTAGATGATATAGGAGTTAATAGTTATGAGGTTATTAAAAACATAGCTGATATATTTAAAGAATATAATATAAACACAGAGATTATTGCAGCTAGTATAAGGCATCCAATGCATGTTTTAGAGGTTGCAAAAGTTGGAGCAAATATTGCAACAATACCATATAAGGTATTAGTACAAATGTTAAAACATCCTTTAACTGATATAGGAATAGAGAAGTTTTTAGATGATTATAATAAAAGTAAATAA
- a CDS encoding AbrB/MazE/SpoVT family DNA-binding domain-containing protein has protein sequence MKSTGVVRRVDELGRIVIPIELRRTLDIAEKDALEIYVDGEQIILKKYEPACIFCGDARNVINYKGKNICKSCLETLKEEAK, from the coding sequence ATGAAATCAACAGGAGTAGTTAGAAGAGTAGATGAACTAGGAAGAATCGTTATCCCAATAGAATTAAGAAGAACTTTAGATATAGCTGAAAAAGATGCTTTAGAAATTTATGTAGATGGAGAACAAATTATATTAAAGAAGTACGAGCCAGCTTGTATATTCTGTGGAGATGCTAGAAATGTTATAAACTATAAAGGTAAAAACATTTGTAAATCTTGCTTAGAGACTTTAAAAGAAGAAGCTAAATAA